Proteins from one Podospora pseudocomata strain CBS 415.72m chromosome 4, whole genome shotgun sequence genomic window:
- a CDS encoding NRPS protein (antiSMASH:Cluster_9; COG:Q; SMCOG1002:AMP-dependent synthetase and ligase; EggNog:ENOG503NXWX) — MDPSVSLKSHQVDERLSVLNHPPKRLNGPSLLHLLVHQTSAEPAIDFLDDEGRQISISYPQLHHASSVLASAIQAQAGSRDNNRQFVVPVLVPQGPNLYIALLAILKAGGAFCPLNLDVPLERGQFILDDVEAKVVITTRELANKLPPVGQTGRIVLLVGEDTPARAARQSTGDPQHYEPKPHDLAYVMYTSGSTGTPKGVGVSHDAATQSLLAHDRHVPPFSRFLQFAAPTFDVSVFEIFFPLFRGKTLVSCTRGAMLNDLPGIIRRMSVDACELTPSVAGSLLRKRDSAPCLQLLLTIGEMLTKPVVEEFGGSEEKESMLWGMYGPTEAAIHCTVQPSFACSMSTANIGIPFDTVSAFVLNIPEDESEPPDFRVLLLGEVGELAVGGPQVADCYVNRPEMTAKAFVETPYGRLYRTGDKARILPDGTLECLGRIGGGQVKLRGQRMELGEVEHAALRTTGCHSAVAAVINSILVLFCAVDHTDGMVNAVEASCRAWLPGFMLPGDVIVMDAFPRLPSGKIDRKRLVTEYNNSQAGSEVIQQGIFRDDFERKLCSLAATVLGTEVKPGQNLLQMGLDSLAAIRLASLLHQAGIDSDAIEILRSRTISALHACVSEKQGHRPASILDTLHPRAWQPDVPAVLAQRSELFRDNRPVQSVYPCTPLQISMLAETAANPRAYCNWIKLRFPIPCSPDSVRSWFLRLVERNEILRTGFVHHDGDFFQVVFERACKSCISFSDSPVCEFELRDDQDFLTPFKVQISDAQTIGEPADVEAVVHLHHAIYDGWSWDLAMADLAALMQGEQLGERPQFSKIAYYYASPSFRHISDAAKEFWAANLRGFQPAALPILRAGTAKASTTSTSSVIVDINPNELRRSLDDIQCGIQTIFQASVAWIWSAMVGSDDVVVGTVTSGRTLPVSMIEDVMGPCIATVPLRTDFSQVSSIADLLVSTQATSRAILEYSILPLSEIRRAAGVRPGQPFYDVLFVYQQSLQTSKPDCVRGFEEVGHQDFLETQLVVEVEPRAHDFVLRITSHENTFPDQQAIALGCCIAEMASWMLRNLDSKITGIQAAFSESLLSVFNPKPVTFAGVPDLAHAIDVVVANHPDKEALCFAHRISDDLVKTTTLSFAQLNQTANQIAWHLQKHGLKEGAVVAIIMEKSVLLYAGILAILKAGCGYLPLLPTTPETRIGTILQQAGVSFCLTDRITRDKLSPQLCPTIMDLEGLEYMSLPVKAITPNPDPSRLAYVIYTSGSTGVPKGVCVTQLNIMSNLDVLSRIYPVKGCSRLLQSCSQAFDVSVFEVFFAWTQGMCLCSAKNDTLFEDLERSIRMLEVTHLSMTPTVASLVDPDKVPAVEFLVTAGEAMTEAVAKKWGRKLFQGYGPSETTNICSVKKMGPNQAIQHLGWSFENTSTVVLFKDSEHVVPLGCLGEFCFGGDQVAQGYLAMPALTSSKFIDHPTYGRLYRSGDIGRMLPDGSMVILGRVDDQVKLRGQRVELGEITATLRLSSAVEDCASLFLRAGPEDSRDQIVSYFVPSGIQANEYSLLELNNDLRQKVQSLFRVLTSKLPQYMVPSAILPISVLPTTASGKLDRERLTASYRMLSQEYLASVTDHVADNDEDHEEWTTAEQKVARVVTEALKISRHEVQRWTSLVTLGLDSISAIQLARSFYSQLGQRIPISTILQNPNVSRLAKILLDLEKTTSEPPKAQDLLPKTLLASLKEILRQQGTSAQEILPCTPLQEGMLAATASKEAYINRMLFLVNGDPAQLGTAWNAMVLRHGILRTCFMTTSSSQHPIVQIVLDSWQPDWREFDASKERIPSCVAEQINLLGDGVDSLRPMISLAWIKNKTQRYLSFVCHHALYDGVAVERLLYEIEKTYHGLSLPPTPSYAAFLQESSTLPEQTDSFWATHLSGMQPKLPSKLDDFSFLSQKSEQRSTK; from the exons ATGGACCCCTCCGTATCACTAAAATCCCACCAGGTGGACGAGAGGCTCTCCGTTCTCAATCACCCACCAAAACGCTTGAATGGGCCAAGTCTGTTGCATCTTCTCGTTCACCAAACGTCTGCAGAGCCGGCTATTGATTTCTTGGACGATGAGGGCCGCCAAATCTCCATCTCATACCCCCAACTACACCATGCGTCCAGCGTTCTTGCATCCGCAATTCAAGCACAGGCTGGGTCCCGGGATAACAACAGACAGTTTGTCGTTCCTGTCCTTGTCCCGCAAGGCCCAAACCTGTACATTGCACTGCTAGCCATTCTGAAAGCCGGCGGTGCCTTCTGCCCGCTCAACTTGGACGTTCCCCTCGAGAGAGGCCAGttcatcctcgacgacgtGGAAGCCAAAGTAGTCATCACGACCCGCGAGCTGGCCAACAAGCTTCCACCAGTCGGCCAAACCGGGCGGATTGTGCTCCTCGTTGGAGAAGACACACCAGCCAGGGCTGCCAGGCAATCAACAGGTGATCCACAGCATTATGAGCCGAAGCCTCACGATCTGGCCTACGTGATGTATACTTCAGGCTCAACCGGCACACCAAAAGGAGTTGGTGTCTCGCATGACGCAGCAACTCAAAGTTTGCTCGCCCATGATCGACACGTCCCGCCATTCTCGAGATTTCTTCAGTTCGCAGCTCCAACCTTTGACGTGTCCGTGTTCGAGATATTCTTTCCGCTTTTCAGAGGCAAGACCCTGGTGAGCTGCACACGAGGTGCAATGCTTAACGACCTGCCGGGTATCATCAGGCGAATGTCGGTCGATGCTTGTGAGCTGACCCCAAGTGTGGCGGGCAGCTTGCTTCGAAAACGCGATAGTGCTCCCTGTCTGCAGCTTCTTCTCACCATTGGAGAGATGCTCACAAAGCCTGTGGTTGAGGAATTCGGTGgcagcgaggagaaggaaagcaTGCTTTGGGGTATGTATGGGCCAACCGAGGCCGCCATTCACTGCACCGTTCAGCCCTCTTTTGCTTGCAGCATGTCCACAGCCAACATTGGTATCCCGTTCGACACGGTGTCTGCATTTGTACTCAACATTCCCGAGGACGAGTCCGAGCCTCCAGACTTTAGGGTTCTCTTGcttggggaagttggagagCTTGCTGTCGGTGGACCTCAAGTTGCAGACTGCTACGTCAACCGGCCCGAGATGACGGCAAAGGCCTTTGTCGAAACGCCATACGGCCGTTTGTACCGAACAGGAGACAAGGCACGCATATTGCCCGACGGCACGCTTGAGTGTTTGGGACGCATAGGAGGCGGCCAGGTCAAGCTCCGTGGGCAGCGAATGGAGCTTGGAGAGGTGGAACATGCCGCGCTGAGAACGACAGGTTGTCATAGCGCTGTCGCCGCAGTCATCAACTCGATCTTGGTTCTCTTCTGTGCAGTGGATCATACGGATGGCATGGTCAACGCGGTGGAAGCTTCCTGTCGCGCTTGGCTCCCGGGGTTCATGTTGCCTGGTGACGTTATCGTCATGGACGCCTTTCCTCGACTCCCCTCGGGCAAAATCGATCGGAAGAGACTTGTTACCGAGTACAACAATTCACAAGCGGGGTCTGAGGTCATTCAACAAGGCATTTTCAGAGATGATTTTGAACGAAAACTGTGCTCTTTGGCCGCGACCGTTCTCGGCACCGAGGTGAAACCGGGTCAGAACTTGCTTCAAATGGGCCTTGATTCACTGGCTGCTATACGACTTGCCTCCTTATTACACCAGGCCGGTATTGATAGTGATGCGATCGAGATCTTGAGGTCCCGCACAATCTCAGCGCTGCATGCATGCGTGTCCGAAAAGCAAGGCCATCGACCAGCCTCCATTCTGGATACCCTTCACCCCCGCGCATGGCAACCAGACGTCCCGGCAGTACTCGCGCAGAGGTCTGAGCTGTTTAGAGACAACAGGCCGGTTCAGTCGGTTTACCCCTGCACACCCCTCCAGATCTCGATGCTCGCCGAAACTGCAGCCAATCCTCGTGCATATTGCAACTGGATCAAACTTCGGTTCCCAATCCCTTGCTCGCCAGACTCCGTCCGCTCTTGGTTCTTGAGGCTTGTTGAGAGAAATGAGATACTGCGTACCGGCTTTGTCCACCACGATGGTGACTTTTTTCAAGTCGTCTTTGAACGCGCCTGCAAATCATGCATCTCATTCTCAGACTCGCCAGTTTGTGAGTTTGAACTGCGAGATGACCAGGACTTTCTCACGCCTTTCAAAGTGCAAATCTCGGATGCTCAAACCATCGGTGAACCCGCTGATGTTGAGGCTGTGGTACACCTTCATCATGCGATATATGATGGCTGGTCATGGGACTTGGCTATGGCTGACCTTGCGGCGCTTATGCAAGGAGAACAGCTTGGAGAGCGCCCACAGTTCAGCAAGATCGCCTACTACTATGCCTCCCCGTCTTTTCGTCACATTTCGGATGCTGCTAAAGAATTTTGGGCGGCAAATCTTCGAGGGTTCCAACCAGCGGCGCTTCCGATCTTACGAGCTGGCACAGCAAAGGCGTCTACTACCTCTACCTCCAGTGTCATTGTGGACATCAACCCAAACGAGCTAAGGAGATCACTAGATGACATCCAGTGCGGGATTCAGACCATCTTCCAGGCTTCGGTCGCCTGGATCTGGAGTGCTATGGTTGGGAGTGACGATGTTGTGGTCGGTACCGTGACATCTGGCAGGACACTGCCAGTCTCGATGATCGAGGATGTGATGGGGCCTTGCATCGCCACAGTGCCACTTCGTACCGACTTCTCACAAGTCAGCAGTATTGCCGATCTCCTTGTCAGCACTCAAGCGACCAGTAGAGCCATTCTCGAATACAGTATCTTGCCTCTTTCAGAGATCAGGCGGGCAGCGGGAGTCCGGCCAGGGCAGCCCTTTTATGATGTTTTGTTCGTTTATCAGCAGTCACTTCAAACCAGCAAACCAGACTGTGTCAGGGGATTCGAAGAGGTTGGCCATCAGGATTTCTTGGAAACGCAGCTTGTTGTCGAGGTGGAGCCAAGAGCCCATGACTTTGTTCTCCGTATTACATCGCACGAGAACACGTTCCCTGATCAGCAGGCCATAGCCCTGGGCTGTTGTATCGCCGAGATGGCTTCATGGATGCTCAGGAATCTCGACTCCAAGATTACAGGGATACAAGCAGCCTTCTCCGAGTCGCTCCTCTCCGTATTCAACCCCAAGCCGGTGACCTTTGCTGGAGTTCCTGATCTAGCCCACGCCATTGACGTGGTGGTCGCAAACCACCCTGACAAGGAAGCTCTGTGCTTTGCACATCGTATTTCGGATGATCTTGTCAAAACAACCACGTTATCATTTGCCCAGCTCAACCAAACCGCCAATCAAATTGCATGGCACCTTCAAAAACATGGGCTGAAGGAGGGGGCAGTTGTGGCCATTATCATGGAGAAGTCCGTCCTCCTCTACGCTGGTAtccttgccatcctcaaAGCTGGCTGTGGCTATCTACCCCTTCTGCCCACTACCCCGGAGACGCGTATCGGCACCATTCTGCAGCAGGCCGGAGTCAGTTTCTGCCTCACGGACAGGATCACTCGAGACAAACTATCCCCTCAGCTTTGCCCCACTATCATGGACCTCGAAGGGCTCGAATACATGTCGCTTCCAGTTAAGGCTATTACACCAAATCCTGACCCCTCGAGGCTAGCCTATGTCATCTACACATCTGGCAGCACCGGTGTACCGAAGGGGGTTTGCGTGACCCAGTTAAACATCATGAGCAATCTCGATGTTTTGTCCAGAATCTACCCTGTAAAGGGCTGTTCCAGACTGCTTCAGTCTTGTTCTCAGGCATTTGATGTCTCAGTCTTTGAGGTATTTTTCGCCTGGACCCAAGGCATGTGCCTCTGCTCTGCCAAAAACGACACCCTCTTTGAGGATCTCGAGAGATCAATCAGGATGCTTGAGGTCACCCACTTAAGCATGACCCCAACAGTGGCATCTCTGGTCGATCCGGACAAGGTTCCAGCGGTGGAGTTTCTGGTGACGGCCGGCGAAGCCATGACGGAGGCAGTCGCCAAAAAatgggggaggaagctgtTCCAGGGGTACGGCCCGTCAGAGACTACAAACATCTGCAgtgtgaagaagatggggcCGAACCAGGCAATCCAGCATCTTGGTTGGTCTTTTGAAAACACTTCGACTGTTGTTTTATTCAAGGATAGTGAACACGTTGTTCCACTGGGCTGCCTCGGCGAATTTTGCTTTGGCGGTGATCAAGTTGCTCAGGGATATCTCGCCATGCCCGCCCTAACCTCATCAAAATTCATCGATCACCCCACCTATGGTAGGCTCTATCGATCCGGAGATATTGGACGTATGCTGCCGGATGGATCAATGGTCATTCTTGGTCGCGTAGACGACCAGGTTAAGCTCCGCGGACAGCGGGTGGAGCTCGGGGAGATCACAGCGACGTTGCGGCTCTCGAGTGCGGTCGAAGATTGTGCAAGTCTGTTCTTGCGAGCGGGACCGGAAGACTCCCGGGATCAAATAGTCTCTTACTTTGTCCCCAGCGGCATCCAAGCAAACGAATATTCTCTGTTGGAGCTCAACAATGATCTCCGACAAAAGGTACAGTCGCTGTTTCGAGTGCTCACTTCAAAATTACCACAGTACATGGTGCCATCGGCGATACTCCCCATTTCCGTTTTGCCGACCACAGCGTCTGGAAAGTTGGACAGGGAACGGCTTACCGCCTCCTACCGAATGCTCAGCCAAGAGTACCTCGCATCGGTGACCGATCACGTCGCCGACAACGACGAGGACCATGAGGAATGGACAACAGCCGAGCAGAAAGTAGCTCGTGTGGTTACAGAGGCCCTCAAGATTTCAAGGCACGAGGTCCAACGATGGACATCTCTGGTTACACTTGGTCTGGACTCCATCTCTGCCATTCAATTGGCGAGGTCATTCTACTCACAACTTGGTCAACGCATTCCGATCTCGACCATCCTTCAAAATCCAAATGTTTCCCGGCTTGCTAAGATCCTTCTCGATCTCGAAAAGACAACATCCGAGCCACCAAAAGCCCAGGACCTGTTACCGAAGACCCTCTTGGCGTCGCTGAAGGAAATACTTCGACAGCAAGGAACATCGGCTCAAGAGATTCTACCATGTACCCCGTTGCAAGAGGGAATGTTGGCAGCCACGGCGAGCAAGGAAGCTTATATCAATCGCATGCTGTTTCTCGTCAATGGAGATCCTGCGCAGCTAGGGACAGCCTGGAACGCGATGGTTTTACGGCATGGCATTCTTCGGACCTGCTTTATGACCACTTCCAGTAGCCAGCACCCCATAGTTCAAATTGTGCTCGATAGCTGGCAGCCGGACTGGCGTGAGTTTGACGCTTCAAAAGAACGGATCCCTTCCTGTGTGGCTGAGCAAATCAATCTGCTGGGCGATGGCGTCGACTCTCTTCGACCTATGATCTCACTTGCCTGGATCAAGAACAAGACTCAGAGATACTTATCCTTTGTCTGTCATCATGCTCTTTATGATGGTGTCGCTGTTGAGCGCCTTCTTTATGAGATTGAGAAGACTTATCATGGGCTTTCGCTGCCACCGACGCCATCATATGCCGCCTTTCTCCAAGAATCTTCGACTTTGCCGGAGCAAACAGATAGTTTCTGGGCTACCCATCTGTCTGGAATGCAACCGAAGCTG CCATCAAAACTCGACGACTTCAGCTTCCTCTCTCAGAAGTCAGAGCAAAGATCAACGAAATAG
- the SID1 gene encoding PAK-related GC kinase Sid1 (antiSMASH:Cluster_9; COG:Q; EggNog:ENOG503NVW0; SMCOG1080:lysine/ornithine N-monooxygenase) encodes MSPHSISTMDETEAVPQLVNGASQFPKSQYVTPTEVDAVHDLVCIGFGPASVAIAIAMHDAMEAGKLKQCPKVLFLEKQPQFAWHAGMLLPGAKMQISFVKDLASLRDPRSHFTFLNYLHKNERLVDFINLDTFTPARAEFEDYLRWCANHFEDVVCYQNEVVSVAPVQEDGPAKIFEVTSRNIKTGVTSTYRTRNVIVAAGGQASLPDIFPAHHPRVIHSSQYAQRAPQILGDRSAPVRVAVVGAGQSAAEIFSNVQSLYPNSKTYMVMRSEFLRPSDDSPFINSIFNPEYIDQIFPKSAAYKAKFLHEARATNYSVVRLELIEHLFETMYHQKRTLGADEKKWPHRILAGRELIKVEDKGDGLRIKVARLSTTGVSDGPLLNEEDLDVDLVICATGYKRTAHVDILKGAYGLLPEFDVAGEQEQEQEQIGVPRKDRWVVESANKAQESSKRVIEVGRDYGVRFASGAVAQGSGVWLQGCCEGTHGLSDTLLSVLSTRSGEIVESIFGVSR; translated from the exons ATGTCACCACACAGCATCAGCACAATGGATGAGACCGAGGCCGTCCCCCAGCTTGTCAACGGCGCCAGCCAGTTCCCCAAGAGCCAATATGTTACTCCCACAGAGGTTGATGCCGTGCACGACCTGGTGTGCATTGGCTTCGGCCCCGCCAGCGTCGCCATTGCCATTGCTATGCACGACGCCATGGAGGCCGGCAAGCTCAAGCAGTGCCCCAAAGTCCTCTTTCTGGAGAAGCAGCCCCAGTTCGCTTGGCACGCCGGCATGCTCCTGCCCGGCGCAAAGATGCAGATTTCCTTCGTCAAGGACCTCGCCTCTCTCAGAGACCCCCGCTCTCATTTCACCTTCCTCAACTACCTCCACAAGAACGAGAGACTGGTTGACTTCATCAACCTGGACACCTTCACTCCCGCCCgcgccgagtttgaggactATCTTCGGTGGTGCGCCAACCACTTTGAGGACGTTGTCTGCTATCAGAACGAGGTGGTCTCGGTCGCTCCTGTCCAGGAGGACGGCCCCGCCAAGATCTTTGAGGTGACATCACGCAACATCAAGACCGGTGTGACCAGCACCTACCGCACACGCAACGTTattgtggctgctggtggccaggcctccctccccgacaTCTTCCccgctcaccacccccgtgTTATTCACTCGTCTCAGTATGCCCAACGGGCGCCTCAAATTCTTGGCGACAGGTCGGCCCCCGTTCGCGTTGCCGTGGTTGGTGCCGGCCAGAGCGCCGCCGAGATCTTCAGCAACGTCCAGAGTCTCTaccccaacagcaagacCTACATGGTCATGAGATCCGAGTTTCTCCGGCCAAGTGACGATTCCCCCTT CATCAactccatcttcaaccccgAGTACATTGACCAGATCTTCCCCAAGTCCGCCGCCTACAAGGCCAAGTTTCTCCATGAAGCCCGCGCTACCAACTACAGCGTCGTCCGCCTCGAGCTGATTGAGCACCTCTTTGAGACCATGTACCACCAGAAGCGGACGTTGGGCGCAGATGAGAAGAAGTGGCCCCACAGGATTCTGGCTGGCAGAGAGCTTATCAAGGTGGAGGACAAGGGCGATGGACTGCGCATCAAGGTGGCCAGACTCTCCACCACTGGTGTGTCAGAtggccccctcctcaacgagGAGGACCTGGATGTGGATCTCGTCATCTGCGCCACTGGCTACAAGAGAACGGCCCATGTGGACATCCTCAAGGGCGCCTATGGCCTCCTTCCCGAGTTCGACGTTGCCGgtgagcaggagcaggagcaggagcagatTGGCGTGCCCAGAAAGGAccggtgggtggtggagagcgCCAACAAGGCCCAAGAGTCATCAAAGCGCGTGATTGAGGTTGGCCGTGATTACGGTGTTCGTTTTGCTAGCGGTGCCGTGGCTCAAGGCTCCGGAGTTTGGTTGCAAGGTTGCTGTGAAGGCACCCATGGC TTGAGTGATACCCTACTTTCCGTTCTGTCGACACGGTCCGGCGAGATTGTTGAGTCTATTTTCGGAGTTTCCAGGTGA
- a CDS encoding hypothetical protein (antiSMASH:Cluster_9), translating to MPTCILAAAGEWVRPGRIGRLGCQNCRVFALIPITSFHMRPSAVPCLLLASRRRPRLLRSLQSTYLRYRHTGKPESVPVTKPHPCRRDSTSTVGCQGKPLRAAAWWPDRSKIGAYINSYIYQVPEPLLLLL from the exons ATGCCCACCTGCATCTTGGCAGCTGCTGGCGAGTGGGTGCGTCCTGGCAGAATCGGACGACTGGGATGCCAGAATTGCCGTGTATTTgccctcatccccatcaccagcttTCACATGCGCCCATCTGCTGTGCCGTGTCTGCTTCTGGCAAGCCGACGTCGGCCTCGTCTCTTGCGTTCCCTGCAGTCGACCTACCTAAGGTACCGGCACACAGGCAAACCTGAGTCGGTTCCTGTTACCAAGCCTCATCCCTGCCGCCGCGACAGCACCTCTACTGT GGGGTGCCAAGGAAAGCCGTTGCGGGCAGCCGCTTGGTGGCCCGATCGTTCCAAGATTGGCGCATACATCAACAGCTATATATATCAAGTACCAGAGCCTCTCTTGCTTCTCTTGTGA
- a CDS encoding hypothetical protein (antiSMASH:Cluster_9; EggNog:ENOG503P9FU), whose translation MGRPEDLPEVISNYYVGDPQRVYAQYKYPADYDDAPKLPFEPPTPTADVYRQNQDRQPLWPQSASGMPLSAVSPNSSVPWEPVSPVGKEELYVGPHLKDEKKKTCGLGKRTFAMVLVAVIVLIGAAVGGGVVGVMRAKHGESSPPKTTTPATNRTSSEPAASSLDDETPNVGFMLQAWEEPQYTGDKTRVYTEEGFYDFPFMAWSYVWFPNKTDCCLTFCASPTNHTPTGWWCDHRRRPKTDKSFGRVNIWCGRGSNTSNQRKCNETQAGGEWDKS comes from the exons ATGGGGCGCCCCGAAGACCTCCCAGAG GTCATCTCTAATTACTATGTCGGTGATCCCCAACGTGTTTATGCACAGTACAAATACCCCGCCGATTATGACGATGCCCCCAAACTGCCATTCGagcccccaacccccacagCAGACGTCTACAGGCAAAATCAAGATCGGCAGCCATTATGGCCACAAAGTGCAAGTGGAATGCCCTTGAGCGCCGTCAGCCCCAACAGCTCAGTGCCCTGGGAGCCCGTATCGCCGGTTGGAAAGGAAGAGTTGTATGTTGGGCCTCATCTGAAGgatgaaaagaagaagacatgCGGTCTCGGCAAACGGACATTCGCCATGGTGCTGGTTGCCGTCATTGTCCTAATCGGAGCGGcagtgggaggtggtgtggtgggcgTGATGAGAGCAAAGCATGGCGAGAGTTCGCCGCCAAAGACTACAACACCGGCGACCAACAGGACATCATCCGA ACCAGCAGCTTCGTCTCTCGATGATGAGACCCCAAACGTGGGATTCATGCTTCAAGCGTGGGAAGAGCCCCAATACACCGGTGACAAGACACGCGTGTATACGGAAGAAGGCTTTTACGATTTTCCATTCATGGCGTGGAGCTACGTCTGGTTTCCAAACAAGACAGACTGCTGCCTCACATTTTGTGCCAGCCCGACCAACCACACGCCaaccgggtggtggtgcgacCATCGGCGGAGGCCAAAAACGGACAAGTCGTTTGGGAGGGTGAATATCTGGTGCGGCAGAGGAAGCAACACAAGCAACCAGAGAAAGTGCAATGAGACTCAGgctggaggggagtgggacAAATCGTGA
- a CDS encoding hypothetical protein (antiSMASH:Cluster_9) gives MFAPSSPYLHLQHHQFDRAMNPLYYSSRAGVRGKRSSGPSTCTCRSRRRGCGRTLPACPNCRRQGQEFAIGSWHRGNDGRLVARGGHQRGILSVRSRKVDLANKRAGHHSVKKHSFILSLPRGLSLARLVRGDKSCYRQKNGDLPLSVSFPLSDGEDLEMTDLYELLVKMSLCEEEAMQQEQQFEVLSLPCVEIDMQDEIPAVFQREATPPPESSSEPASISSSATSSASSSPVTTPEVDSQGETAKDGPSREAETEAEVKAEQVEPDTEEEPASEQACIMQEQTEASTAKPTTPPQSLLNILHPLHQSTPLDEADLATMLNWLLQPDIFSHLSVQSSSAKSSFTAPPKDDDGSPFPSTDHFLQIMEVISQLTAKVLMKPSSVDAEVQEKGRVEITVEHLSVIMNLRLLLDYAARVLCIRSIETQNNNTSTMGANANAQQVA, from the exons ATGTTTGCCCCATCGTCCCCatatctccatctccaacaccatcaaTTTGATAGAGCCATGAATCCACTATACTACAGCAGTCGAGCCGGCGTCCGGGGGAAGAGGAGTTCGGGTCCGTCAACCTGCACTTGTCGTT CCCGGCGAAGAGGATGTGGCAGAACACTTCCGGCTTGTCCAAACTGTCGCCGCCAGGGCCAGGAATTTGCCATAGGATCATGGCATCGTGGTAATGACGGCCGCCTTGTGGCCCGCGGCGGCCACCAGCGTGGCATTCTCTCGGTCCGGTCCAGAAAAGTCGATCTTGCCAACAAGCGAGCCGGCCACCACTCCGTAAAGAAACACAGCTTCATCCTCTCCTTGCCACGGGGTCTTTCCCTTGCCCGCCTGGTCAGGGGGGACAAGTCTTGTTACCGTCAGA AAAATGGCGATCTCCCCCTCAGCGTCTCGTTCCCCCTTTCAGACGGTGAAGATTTGGAAATGACGGATCTCTACGAACTCTTGGTCAAGATGTCTCTATGTGAAGAGGAGGCGATGCAGCAAGAACAGCAATTTGAAGTCCTTTCGCTCCCATGTGTCGAAATCGATATGCAGGACGAAATTCCAGCCGTGTTCCAACGGGAGGCTACACCTCCGCCTGAATCCTCCTCCGAGCCAGCATCCATCTCTTCCTCGGCTACTTCTTCGGCCTCGTCATCACCGGTAACAACGCCCGAAGTTGACTCTCAGGGCGAGACAGCAAAGGACGGGCCAAGTCGGGAGGCCGAGACGGAAGCAGAGGTCAAAGCTGAGCAGGTCGAGCCAGATACTGAAGAAGAACCAGCGAGCGAGCAAGCCTGTATCATGCAAGAGCAAACGGAAGCTTCAACggccaaacccaccacccctccccaatcacTCCTCAACattcttcaccccctccatcagtCCACCCCCCTTGACGAGGCGGACCTGGCCACCATGCTCAACTGGCTCCTTCAGCCCGATATCTTCAGTCACTTGTCGGTCCAATCGTCCTCGGCCAAATCATCTTTCACCGCACCCCCCAAGGATGACGATGgctcccctttccccagcACAGACCACTTCCTCCAGATCATGGAGGTTATCTCCCAGCTCACCGCCAAAGTCCTCATGAAACCTTCCTCTGTCGACGCCGAGGTCCAAGAAAAGGGGCGGGTGGAGATCACCGTCGAACACCTTTCCGTCATCATGAACTTGAGGCTGCTTCTGGACTATGCGGCCAGGGTCTTGTGCATCAGGAGCATCGAGACTCAGAACAACAATACTAGCACCATGGGTGCCAATGCCAATGCTCAGCAGGTGGCTTGA